Part of the Candidatus Tanganyikabacteria bacterium genome, TCGATCCTCCACCCGCGGCGCCTGCTCCGCCTGGCCCCAGGCGATGACTTCCTCGATGCGGTCCCCGTCGTCCACCATCAAGAAGAGGTGGTCGTTGCGCGTGCGCACGCCCGCCACCCGCGCCCCCAGCAGGCCGAAGACCGGCGCTTCGAGCTGGTGGCCGAAGGGTTCGAGCCGCGAGACGGCCGCGAGGAGGTCTCCGTCCGCTTCGCCGAACGGCAGGAGGGCATCCAGCCAGCGCTCGGCCCGGGGCCGGCTCCAGCCGATGTCGGCGACGTAACGGTTGAGCGCTTCGCGGAGCGCCGGCAGGCCCGCGTCCGCCACGCGGCACCCGGCCGCCTGCGCGTGCCCGCCGAAGCCCGCCAGGTGCTCCGAGCAGGCGGCCAGCGCCTCGTAGAGGTGGAAGCCGGCGGGCGATCGGCCCGACCCGCGCCACGTGCCGTCGCCGTTTGGAGCGAACAGGATGACCGGCGTACGGTACTTCTCGGCCACCCGACCGGCGACGATGCCGACGATGCCGTGGTGGTACTGCTCGCCGGCCAGCACGATGAAGGGCTGCCGGGTGACGTCGACCTCGGTCTCGATCTGCGCCAGGACCTCGGTTTCCAGCTCGGCATTCCGGGCGCGGCGATCCTGGTTGACGGCGTCGAGGCGTTCGGCGAGCGGCTTTACGCCGTTGCGATCGTTGCTGATGAGCAGCTGGAAGCCGATATCGGGTGTCTCCAGCCGGCCCGCCGCGTTGAGGCGGGGGCAGAGGCCGAAGGCCAGATCGCGGGTCGTGACGCGCTCCAGGTCGATCTCGGCGGCGGCGGCCAGGGCGCGGACCCCCGGCAGGACCGCGCCGGCCCGCATCCGGGACAGCCCCGCCCAGACCAGGGCGCGGTTGACGCCGGTCAGCGGCACGACATCGGCGACGGTGCCCAGGGCCACCAGATCGAGGAACCATTCGAGGCTTGGCGTGAGGCCGCCCTCGAGGGCGATCGTCAGCAGGAAGGCGACGCCGGCGCCGCAGAGGTTGCGGAACTCGGGGAACTCTAGCTGGGGATGGACCAGGGCGTAGGCGTCCGGCAACGTCGGGCCCACGGTGTGGTGGTCGGTGACGATCATGTCGATCCCCAGGTCGCGGGCGCGGCTCGCGGCCGCGTGCGCCGAGATGCCGTTGTCGCACGTGACGATGAGCCGGCAGCCGTCGGCATGCAACCGGTCCACCGCTTGCGGGTGCACGCCGTAGCCGTCCTTGAAGCGATCCGGCAGGCGCGGCAGCACGTCGGCCTTCAAGCCGCGGCTCAGGTACCGGTACAGGATGGCGGCGCTGGTGACGCCGTCGCAGTCGTAGTCGCCGTACAGGCCGATGCGCTCGCCGGCGGCCGCGGCCCGGCGGATGCGTGCGACCGCCTTGACCAGGCCCGGGGCTTCCAGCGGCCACGAGACGCCCGCCAGGCCGTCGCGCAGGTCGAGGAAGGTTCGGGCGGCGTCAGGATCGCGGTACCCGCGGGTCCACAGGACCCGGGCGACGGCGCGCGGGAGGCCGAGATCGGCTGCGATTCGTGCGACGGCGGGTTCGTCGGCAGGCTTCAAGTACCACATTGGGCTGCTCCGTCAGGGGTCGAAACGGGGGAGGGCGAGCGGCGGCGACACGGGCGCGGGCCGGGCCCGCGGATGGCAATACGATTCGAAGCGGCAAGCCGAGCAGGCATCCGGATCGTCCGGGCCGGCCAGGGCTGCCAGGGGCTGCTTCGCCGCCAGCGCGACCTCGCGGAAGAGCTCCTTGTCGGCGGCGAAGTCGAAAGTGCCGTAGGGAAAGGCGACGGGCCGTTCCTCGGCCACGAGCCAGTAAACGAGCCGGATGCGCTCCGGGGGCGGCGCCGCGACCGGGACGTACGGCGCACCCGGCGGGCGATCGCCGGCCAGGAGCGATCGGCCGGCCCTGGCCAGGACGAAGCGGTACAGCCTGGTCTGCCAGCTCGCGGCTAGCTCGGCCTCGCGCCGGGGGCCGGTCTTCCAGTCGAGAATGGTCCAGTCTTCGCCCTCGCGCCGCAATTCGTCGTAGCGCACGGTGAAGGGCACGCCTTCGAGCGCGGTCTGCAGCACCTGCTCGGTCCACACCCGCCCCGTCTCCCCCCCGGTTCCCGCCGGATCGGCATAGGGGGAGGCCAGGAAGCGGGCCCACAGATCCGCCAGGTCGGGCGGCACCTCGGGTGCCAGGCCGAGCCGGTGGCGCTGCACCAGGCGGTGAAACGCCTCGCCCCGCGCCGCCTCGGGACCGGGCTCGCGGACCGGGCCCGGCCAGTAGAGCCGCTCGCCGTATTGCAGGGCGAAGAGCCGCCGGCAGCGGTCGCGAGCCGTGAGCGCGTGGGCGGAAATGCGCGGCGCGTCGCTCATGGGGATCCTTCTCCGAGGCCGGCAGGGACGCCGGCCCCACCAGCCCGCGAGCCGGGCAAACCTGGGCCAGTGGGGCCGGCCTCCGTGCCGGCCTCAGCAGCCCGCGAGCCGGGCAAACCTGGGCCAGTGGGGCCGGCCTCCGTGCCGGCCTCAGCAGCCCGCGAGCC contains:
- the recJ gene encoding single-stranded-DNA-specific exonuclease RecJ; this translates as MWYLKPADEPAVARIAADLGLPRAVARVLWTRGYRDPDAARTFLDLRDGLAGVSWPLEAPGLVKAVARIRRAAAAGERIGLYGDYDCDGVTSAAILYRYLSRGLKADVLPRLPDRFKDGYGVHPQAVDRLHADGCRLIVTCDNGISAHAAASRARDLGIDMIVTDHHTVGPTLPDAYALVHPQLEFPEFRNLCGAGVAFLLTIALEGGLTPSLEWFLDLVALGTVADVVPLTGVNRALVWAGLSRMRAGAVLPGVRALAAAAEIDLERVTTRDLAFGLCPRLNAAGRLETPDIGFQLLISNDRNGVKPLAERLDAVNQDRRARNAELETEVLAQIETEVDVTRQPFIVLAGEQYHHGIVGIVAGRVAEKYRTPVILFAPNGDGTWRGSGRSPAGFHLYEALAACSEHLAGFGGHAQAAGCRVADAGLPALREALNRYVADIGWSRPRAERWLDALLPFGEADGDLLAAVSRLEPFGHQLEAPVFGLLGARVAGVRTRNDHLFLMVDDGDRIEEVIAWGQAEQAPRVEDRLDLAYSPRFNTFRGETRIQRIASQFAASAPSAPAGLDSVPVRLRADTLLLDARRRGWQPVPGASVPGTGCILADDPAAVGVYGDAEPAAGVWLRAGQPVPAGLAQIVCLAVPADEATWRGLVAGARTVILAWDGAPGPQLAPDTLQAVYRHLAGRTGLDLFLAVEKAPVPLAEAQAAVAIFREAGLVATAGGTWKILEPPDGAIGLSRLAAYQAYRQARAFQERLDRASLEEARRLATLEPVEA
- a CDS encoding PD-(D/E)XK nuclease family protein; protein product: MSDAPRISAHALTARDRCRRLFALQYGERLYWPGPVREPGPEAARGEAFHRLVQRHRLGLAPEVPPDLADLWARFLASPYADPAGTGGETGRVWTEQVLQTALEGVPFTVRYDELRREGEDWTILDWKTGPRREAELAASWQTRLYRFVLARAGRSLLAGDRPPGAPYVPVAAPPPERIRLVYWLVAEERPVAFPYGTFDFAADKELFREVALAAKQPLAALAGPDDPDACSACRFESYCHPRARPAPVSPPLALPRFDP